Part of the Roseobacter litoralis Och 149 genome, AAGACAATGAGCGGCTCATCGGGTCGGTTTTGCTGGGCAACAATCTGGTGAACATCCTTGCGGCGGCTCTGGCCACGTCCATCTTTACGCGCGCCTTTGGCGAAAGCGGTGTCGCTCTGGCCACATTGGTGATGACCTTGCTTGTCCTGATCTTTGCCGAAGTCTTGCCGAAAACATACGCCATAACGAATTCAGAGAAAGCGGCAAGCTTCGTGTCCCGCCCCATTGCGATTGTGGTGACCGTCTTTGCGCCCATTGTGGCGGCTGTGAGGCTTCTGGTCCGTGGCGTTCTGCGGCTTTTCGGTGTGACAATCGACCCCAACAGCAATATCCTCGACATTCATGCTGAAATCGAAGGCGCGCTGACATTGGGTCACTCCGAAGGCGTCGTTGAAAAAGAGCATCGCGACCGTATTCTGGGCGCGCTTGATCTGAACGAGCGCGCCGTGGAAGAAATCATGCTGCATCGCTCCGGCATCGAGATGATCAACGCCGATGATGATCCGCAGGACATTCTGCACCAGTGCCTGCAATCCAACCACACCCGCCTGCCTGTGTTTCAGGAGCATCCGGAAAACATCATCGGTGTGATCCATGCGAAGGATCTACTGCGCGCCATGTACAAGATCATCGGCGGGCCTGAGGGGGATGCCTCGAAACTGCGCAGCTTCAAGCTGTCCGACGTGGCAATGAAACCCTATTTCGTGCCCGAAACCTCCACCCTTGATGAACAGATGCGCCAGTTCCTGCGCCGTCGGACGCACTTTGCCCTCGTGGTCGATGAATACGGTTCACTGCAGGGTCTGATCACGCTGGAAGACATCCTCGAAGAGATCGTGGGTGAAATCACGGACGAGCATGACCCGACGGACATGGCACCGATCCAACAGACCGAAGACGGTCAGTTCGTGATCGATGGCGCGATGACGATCCGCGACCTGAACCGCGCCGCCGACTGGAACCTGCCGGATGAAGAAGCCAACACCGTCGCCGGGCTGGTCATCCACGAAGCACAAATGATCCCGACCACCGGTCAGGTGTTCTCATTCCACGGGTTCCGGTTCGAGGTCTGCGCGCGCGAGGGCAACCGCATTACGGAACTCAAAATCCGCGCGCTTTGACCACGCGCACGGGCGGTTGGTTCCATGGGCTGTCGCGCGGCGCGCCCGCGTGACACACTGGCGCGCGCCGCGCATCACGCGCGCAGCCGCAGCCCTTTTGGATCAAATGGGGGTTCAGCCAGTATGCGCGCTTGATGCGGCCGACCCAGCACCATGACCTCAACCACGTCGCCCGATTGCGCACCGCTCACAAAGCCAAGCGCGAGGCTCATCCCAACGCTGTATCCATAAGCACCAGAGGTGACGCGCCCAATGCCCTGCCCGTCTTTGAAGATCGGCTCGCCCCCTGTGGCATCTGCGTTCGATGCATCGGTTTCCCCGCTGTCCAAGGCCAGCACGACAAGATGTTCGCGCGCAGTTTTGGCAAGTGTTTGCGCAACCGCAGCTTTGTTCAGGAATGCCTTGTCCATCTTGCACAACCGATCAAGGCCGACTTCCTGCGGCCAGTATTCGGGGCTGTATTCGCGCCCCCATGACCCGTACCCTTTTTCAACACGCAGGCTCATCAAGGCGCGGCTGCCCACCGGGCCTGCACCGACCTCTTTACCCGCGACGAGCAACGCCTCATAAAGCTGCGCCTGATCCTCAGTCGCGCAGTGCAATTCCCAGCCCAAATCGCCGGTAAAGCTGACGCGCAAGGCCAAGACCCGGACACCGGCCAGTTCAATCCATTTGGAGCGCATGAACGGAAAATTTTCGGTGGACAGCGACGTATTGGTGAGCCGTTGCAGCATGTCGCGCGACCTCGGTCCGGCCACGTTGAAACCGCTCATCGCATCGGTGTGGCTTTCAAATATGGTGTCGCGGGGCAAGGGCACAGCCTTGAAAAATCGCTGGTGATAGCGTTCGGCCATACCGGAGCCAATCACCCAGAACTCCTCCTCCCCCAGACGCGTAACCGTGAAATCACCCGCGATACCACCCCGCTTGCCAATAAGCGGCGTAAGGCAGGACCGCCCCACCGCCTTGGGCATGGTGTTTGCAAAAACGCTATTCAACCAGCCTTCGGCCCCCGGCCCGGCGCAGCGGTATGTCGCGAAATTCGAGATATCAATCACCCCTGCGTTCTCGCGCAGCATCCGGCATTCCGCACCGACCTGATGCCACCAATCCTGCCGGGTGAACCCTTCTGTGTGGTCTTCGGCCCCTTCGGGATAGCCAAAATACAGCGGGTGTTCCCATCCGTAGTTCAGCCCGAATACCGCCCCACGTTCGCGTTGCATGTCGTAGACGGGGCGGCGGCGCAGGGGGCGACCGGCGCTGCGTTCTTCATTCGGGAAGTGGATTTTGAACCGGTTTGCGTATTGATCGCCAACACGCGCCTTGGTGAAGGCCTTATCCGCCCATGTCCCGAACCGCGCCATGTCCCATGCGAACATATCATAGCGCGTCTCGCCCGTGACGATCCAATCAGCGGCCAACAGCCCCATGCCACCCGACTGCGAAAACCCCGGAATGATACCGTTGCAGCAGAAATAGTTCGACAGTTCAGGCGCGGGGCCGAACAGGACATTGGCATCCGGCGACCAGATCATCGGCCCGTTGATCACGCGTTTGATCCCCGCCTCTCCGACTGCGGGGACGCGGTCGATTGCACGCATCATGTTGTCTTCGATCCGTTCCAGATCATCGGCGAATAGCTCATGCCCAAAGCCCTGCGGCGTGCCGTCCTCGGCCCAGAACCGCAGGTCCTTTTCATAGGCACCGACAAGCAACCCTTTGCCTTCCTGACGCAGATAGTATTCGCCGTCCCGGTCGGCCACCGATGGCAAACGGCGATCCAGTGCTGCGATCTCGGCGATGGTTTCGGTGACAAAATACTGATGCTCGGTCGGCTGCAAAGGCAGGTCCAATCCGGCCAATGCCGCAACCTCACGCCCCCAGAGGCCCGCCGCATTCACGACCCATTCGGTGGCAATATCGCCTTTGGTCGTGCGCACGATCCATGTGCCATCCGGCTGCTGCTCCGTGGCCGTCACCGGGCAAAAGCGGATGATTTCGGCACCATTCTGGCGTGTGCCAGCAGCATAGGCATTGGTGACACCGGATGGGTCCACATTACCGCCCGAGGGTTCGAACATGATGCAGCGGATACCGTCAAAATCGACCAGCGGATGCAGGCGTTCGGCCTCATCCCGGCTGACCTCATGAAAGTGCAGCCCGTAGTATTTCGCTTTGGCCGCCTGCAGGCGCAGTTGGTGTTCGCGCGCCTCGGTCTGCGCCAGATAGAGCGAGCCGGGCTGGAACACGCCGCAGGACTGCCCTGTTTCGGCTTCCAAAGCGTTATAGAGATCCATCGTATAGTTCTGAATGCGCGTGATGTTGTTGTTGTCATGCAGACCGTGGATATTTGCCGCCGCATGCCAGGTCGAGCCGCTGGTGAGTTCGTCACGCTCCAGCAGCACCACGTCTGTCCAGCCCAGTTTGGTCAGGTGATACAGAATCGAGCAGCCGATGACGCCGCCTCCGATGACAACGGCTTGGGCATGAGTACGCATGGTTGAGACCCCGATGATGGCATGTAACAGGGACAACCTGACCTGCCATCGCCCGCACTGTTAGCCGATTTGCGACATCTGTCGTCGCGCGCATACAAGGCGGGTCTATTTATTTTCCCCGCGCACCTCCGGATGCGCGCTGGCACAAATGCGGTCGCGATCCGGTTCAAATGCAGTCGCTTTCAGCGCACGCGCCAGACTTTCCTGCGCAAAATCACATGCGGCGGCGGATAATTTCGGATCAGGATTCCCGATGAGATTGCCAAGCGTTTGCTGAAGCATCTGTTGCACCTCGACAACCGCAACCCCGTCGCGCGCGAGCGTTCCAAAACCGTCGCGCATAAGATCAATCGGATCAAGCGGCGCGACATACAGGTGATCCAGCGGGGTATCAGGCGTTGCGTTTTGTTCATCTTTGTAGACAGACAAAATGCGCCCGATGCGCGTGATAATGTCAATCGCCGTGCCCGGATCATTGATCCCTGGCGACAGGGCCTTTGATCCGATCTCTCCCAATACCAGCAGGCCAAAGCGTGGGTCCTGATCATAGCTGCGCAAATCAGAAAGGACGAGCATCTCGCGAATTTGCTCACAAAACGACTCCCAATCACGGATATTGTCCGCCCGGTCCACATACAGCACTGGGGACTCTGTAAAGACGTAGCTGCCAATGTCGCGTGTCATGTAGAGTGTGACGTCGCACTCCTTTGCCAGCGTATTCATCGCTTCGGGATAAATGCATTGAATATACCCGCTGTCCCATGCGTTCAGCGTCTTGGCGCTCTCAGGTGCGTCATGCACCAGCGGCATGGCACCCAGACAGGGCGTCTGCAAACGCTCATTGAACCGGGCGCGGGTCACGGCCTCCACCTGACGGGTTGTATTGGTCAACTGACCAAACCCCTGCAAATGCAGAACCCAGCGGATCAGATAGACCACAATGATCGCCAGAACAAAGACCGTCATCCAGAACAGCACGAAGGCATGGTCGTCATCGTAAACGCCAAGTTCGCGCAGGATGATTCCCAGCAAGGCATAGACATAGGCCCCGATAAAGACGGCAAGCGTGTTCTGGGTGGTCCTGTCCTGCATGATCAAGCGGTGCACACGCGGCGTCCATTGCGTGGAGGAGGATTGATAGACCGAGACCATGACCGTGATCGAAAAGATCGTCACCGCAAGCATGGCGCTGGCAATCAGTTGCAACAGGCGGTCTGCCGCCGCGCCATCTAGGCTTCTGGACAGGGTATCGGGCACATAAAGCTCAACCCATTGGCTGAGGGCCACGGCAAGCACAGCCAGCAAGCCGATCAGCACCACCCGCACCCAGAGCTTGCGCGCATAGCGGCGGGCTTTGCGAAAGAGGGTCATCATGAAAGAGCTGGCATTATCCATACGCTGTCCTTAGCACCTTAGGCCGCCATAGCTAAATACCCAGTGAAGACATATGAGCGGCAATCAGGCGAGAAACAGCGGCGAACTGGCCGCAATAGACCACGCCAGAACAATGCCGGAGCCTACGCCCGCCGTCTCTGCCCCCTGCCGGAGCGCGACGGGGCGTGCCATCGTGCCATACACCAGATAAAACAGCACCATCACAGGCAAAACGGTAAACAAAAGCCCCAGGCTTTGTGAAAACAGGATCATGCTTGCCGATAAGGATGCAACAGGGACCATGCGTGCCACAACCCGCTGCCAAAGCGCTGCACCGTCCAGCAGGACACGATCGGCAACCACGAAGGGCACTGTGCCAAGCAGAAGTACGCACATGATTGGCAAGCGCGGACCACTGGGCAGAAAGGCCGCTGCGTATCTGTCAAGCGCCACTGCGAAAACGCACAGGCACCAAAAGGTCAAAAGCAAAACACCGGAGGGTTTCGGCAAGGTCAAACGGTGACCCGCCGCCCGCAGCACAGCGAGCACCACAAGACCCCATGTGGCAAAGAACACAGCCAAAGCGCCAAAGGCCGCAGTTTGGAAAAGCCCACCCCCAAGGCCGAGCGACAAGCCGATGGCGGGCAAAACCGGTGCCAGCAGCGCGGCCCAGAAAACCTTTGGACCCACGGGGGTGGCGGGGGACCGGGACTGTGGCAACAGGCGGGTGAGCGGCCAAAAGAGGACAACCAGGCCCACCAATACCGCGGTGATCGCAAGGCCCTGCGGCATAGCCCGCCCTTGCCCGCATATTTCGAACGCGGACATCAGCCAGTCGCGCGTTTCCCGCATCGTTTCAGCGGCAAAGAGAACAGCCACATGTTCTGTATTGGGGATGGCGACCGCGCGCCTGATGACTGGCCCGTCGGATACGGTTTCGCCCTCAACAGGTTCACCTGCAACAAGTGCGACGGACTGGCGGGCCACATCGCGCAGTCGCCCCTCATATTCACCCGAAAGCACCAGCAATCTCTGCGGGAAATCTGCCGTGACCGCATCCGAATACATCGAAATGGCAACGATGGCGGATACCTCTGGCGATGCTTTTGCCGCGCGAATGACGATATCCGTCGCCATGGAATGGCCCAGCATGCCAACCGGGGTCACTGTGCCGATCTCAGCCTGCACA contains:
- a CDS encoding HlyC/CorC family transporter, which gives rise to MDMSTATLDATFWMTSGVILFLLVLSGFFSGSETALTAASRGKLHSLADKGNKGAERALQITEDNERLIGSVLLGNNLVNILAAALATSIFTRAFGESGVALATLVMTLLVLIFAEVLPKTYAITNSEKAASFVSRPIAIVVTVFAPIVAAVRLLVRGVLRLFGVTIDPNSNILDIHAEIEGALTLGHSEGVVEKEHRDRILGALDLNERAVEEIMLHRSGIEMINADDDPQDILHQCLQSNHTRLPVFQEHPENIIGVIHAKDLLRAMYKIIGGPEGDASKLRSFKLSDVAMKPYFVPETSTLDEQMRQFLRRRTHFALVVDEYGSLQGLITLEDILEEIVGEITDEHDPTDMAPIQQTEDGQFVIDGAMTIRDLNRAADWNLPDEEANTVAGLVIHEAQMIPTTGQVFSFHGFRFEVCAREGNRITELKIRAL
- a CDS encoding DUF2254 domain-containing protein, which translates into the protein MDNASSFMMTLFRKARRYARKLWVRVVLIGLLAVLAVALSQWVELYVPDTLSRSLDGAAADRLLQLIASAMLAVTIFSITVMVSVYQSSSTQWTPRVHRLIMQDRTTQNTLAVFIGAYVYALLGIILRELGVYDDDHAFVLFWMTVFVLAIIVVYLIRWVLHLQGFGQLTNTTRQVEAVTRARFNERLQTPCLGAMPLVHDAPESAKTLNAWDSGYIQCIYPEAMNTLAKECDVTLYMTRDIGSYVFTESPVLYVDRADNIRDWESFCEQIREMLVLSDLRSYDQDPRFGLLVLGEIGSKALSPGINDPGTAIDIITRIGRILSVYKDEQNATPDTPLDHLYVAPLDPIDLMRDGFGTLARDGVAVVEVQQMLQQTLGNLIGNPDPKLSAAACDFAQESLARALKATAFEPDRDRICASAHPEVRGENK
- a CDS encoding GcvT family protein, whose amino-acid sequence is MRTHAQAVVIGGGVIGCSILYHLTKLGWTDVVLLERDELTSGSTWHAAANIHGLHDNNNITRIQNYTMDLYNALEAETGQSCGVFQPGSLYLAQTEAREHQLRLQAAKAKYYGLHFHEVSRDEAERLHPLVDFDGIRCIMFEPSGGNVDPSGVTNAYAAGTRQNGAEIIRFCPVTATEQQPDGTWIVRTTKGDIATEWVVNAAGLWGREVAALAGLDLPLQPTEHQYFVTETIAEIAALDRRLPSVADRDGEYYLRQEGKGLLVGAYEKDLRFWAEDGTPQGFGHELFADDLERIEDNMMRAIDRVPAVGEAGIKRVINGPMIWSPDANVLFGPAPELSNYFCCNGIIPGFSQSGGMGLLAADWIVTGETRYDMFAWDMARFGTWADKAFTKARVGDQYANRFKIHFPNEERSAGRPLRRRPVYDMQRERGAVFGLNYGWEHPLYFGYPEGAEDHTEGFTRQDWWHQVGAECRMLRENAGVIDISNFATYRCAGPGAEGWLNSVFANTMPKAVGRSCLTPLIGKRGGIAGDFTVTRLGEEEFWVIGSGMAERYHQRFFKAVPLPRDTIFESHTDAMSGFNVAGPRSRDMLQRLTNTSLSTENFPFMRSKWIELAGVRVLALRVSFTGDLGWELHCATEDQAQLYEALLVAGKEVGAGPVGSRALMSLRVEKGYGSWGREYSPEYWPQEVGLDRLCKMDKAFLNKAAVAQTLAKTAREHLVVLALDSGETDASNADATGGEPIFKDGQGIGRVTSGAYGYSVGMSLALGFVSGAQSGDVVEVMVLGRPHQARILAEPPFDPKGLRLRA
- a CDS encoding alpha/beta hydrolase, which encodes MVVNLVSFRALLWALAAVCVSAAIFSLESERATVSERIIDTDVGRVSLYTDPSGLPGPLVIVTHGFAGSRQMMQYISRDLARAGFMVASFDFYGHGRNPERMSSDVTRIEGTTQQLVAQTRAVLQAVQAEIGTVTPVGMLGHSMATDIVIRAAKASPEVSAIVAISMYSDAVTADFPQRLLVLSGEYEGRLRDVARQSVALVAGEPVEGETVSDGPVIRRAVAIPNTEHVAVLFAAETMRETRDWLMSAFEICGQGRAMPQGLAITAVLVGLVVLFWPLTRLLPQSRSPATPVGPKVFWAALLAPVLPAIGLSLGLGGGLFQTAAFGALAVFFATWGLVVLAVLRAAGHRLTLPKPSGVLLLTFWCLCVFAVALDRYAAAFLPSGPRLPIMCVLLLGTVPFVVADRVLLDGAALWQRVVARMVPVASLSASMILFSQSLGLLFTVLPVMVLFYLVYGTMARPVALRQGAETAGVGSGIVLAWSIAASSPLFLA